From the Oleiharenicola lentus genome, one window contains:
- a CDS encoding peptide chain release factor 3, with amino-acid sequence MTPAQEIARRRTFAIISHPDAGKTTLTEKFLLYGNAIHLAGAVKDRKNQRATASDWMELEKQRGISISSTVLQFDFAGCAVNLLDTPGHKDFSEDTYRVLTAVDAALMVIDAAKGVETQTRKLFEVCRRRGVPIFTFMNKCDRPTRNPLDLLDELESVLGLQSSPVIWPLGNGPSFKGVFDRRTRQVHLFERVPGGKFQAPVNVTSLDDPAVRDKLDDDTYRDVKEQLEMLDGAGHPFDLHAVQHGKQTPVYFGSAVNNFGIELLLNGFLQDSVPPAPRKSVSITVPGAPAPTTERVVPVDDPKFSGFIFKIQANMDPKHRDRIAFCRVCSGKFERDMVVTHQRTGRQVRLSSSHKLFGQERETVDEAWPGDVIGLVGHDSFGIGDTLTTDRAIVYDEIPRFPSEVFTYITNPNSGDAKKYRAGLEQLLQEGVVQSFSAKNAPPGATLLAAVGPLQFEVVQWRLQSEYNAESRLTPTPWTVLRWLEIPDRLKDAKGNFDFTRLIVATGVSFGADKFDHPVVLFPNEWSIRYFTEKNPELKLHELPLEQTKT; translated from the coding sequence ATGACTCCCGCCCAGGAAATCGCCCGCCGTCGCACCTTCGCGATCATCTCGCACCCTGACGCGGGCAAGACGACGCTGACCGAGAAGTTCCTGCTCTACGGCAACGCCATCCATCTCGCCGGCGCCGTCAAGGACCGCAAGAACCAGCGCGCCACCGCCTCGGACTGGATGGAACTCGAGAAGCAGCGCGGCATCTCGATCTCGTCCACCGTTCTCCAGTTCGATTTCGCCGGCTGCGCGGTCAACCTGCTCGACACCCCCGGCCACAAGGACTTCTCCGAGGACACCTACCGCGTGCTCACCGCCGTGGACGCCGCGCTGATGGTGATCGACGCCGCCAAGGGCGTGGAGACCCAGACCCGCAAGCTCTTCGAGGTCTGCCGCCGCCGCGGCGTGCCGATCTTCACGTTCATGAACAAGTGCGACCGGCCGACGCGCAACCCGCTCGACCTCCTCGACGAGTTGGAGAGCGTGCTCGGCCTGCAATCGTCGCCGGTCATCTGGCCGCTCGGCAACGGGCCGTCGTTCAAGGGCGTCTTCGACCGCCGCACCCGGCAGGTGCATCTCTTCGAGCGCGTGCCTGGCGGCAAGTTTCAGGCCCCGGTCAACGTCACCTCCCTCGACGATCCGGCCGTGCGGGACAAGCTCGACGACGACACCTATCGCGACGTCAAGGAACAGCTCGAGATGCTCGACGGCGCCGGCCATCCCTTCGACCTGCACGCCGTCCAGCACGGCAAACAGACGCCCGTGTATTTCGGTTCGGCGGTGAACAATTTCGGCATCGAGCTTCTCCTGAACGGATTCTTGCAGGACTCCGTGCCCCCCGCCCCGCGCAAGTCGGTCAGCATCACCGTGCCGGGCGCCCCCGCCCCGACGACCGAGCGCGTCGTGCCGGTGGACGACCCGAAGTTCTCCGGCTTCATCTTCAAGATCCAGGCCAACATGGACCCGAAGCATCGCGACCGCATCGCGTTCTGCCGCGTCTGCTCGGGCAAGTTTGAGCGCGACATGGTCGTCACCCACCAGCGCACCGGCCGGCAGGTTCGCCTCTCTTCTTCGCACAAGCTCTTCGGTCAGGAACGCGAGACCGTGGACGAGGCCTGGCCGGGCGACGTCATCGGCCTCGTCGGCCACGACAGCTTCGGCATCGGCGACACGCTCACCACCGACCGCGCCATCGTTTACGACGAGATCCCGCGCTTCCCGTCGGAAGTCTTCACCTACATCACCAATCCGAACTCCGGCGACGCGAAGAAATACCGCGCCGGTCTCGAGCAGTTGCTGCAGGAGGGCGTGGTCCAGTCCTTCTCCGCCAAGAACGCCCCGCCCGGCGCGACGCTCCTCGCCGCCGTCGGTCCGCTGCAGTTCGAAGTCGTGCAGTGGCGCCTCCAGAGCGAATACAACGCCGAGTCGCGCCTCACGCCCACACCTTGGACCGTCCTCCGCTGGCTGGAGATTCCCGACCGCCTGAAGGATGCGAAGGGCAATTTCGATTTCACCCGCCTCATCGTTGCCACCGGCGTCAGTTTTGGTGCCGACAAATTCGATCACCCCGTCGTGCTCTTCCCCAACGAGTGGTCGATCCGCTACTTCACCGAGAAGAACCCCGAGTTGAAGCTGCACGAACTGCCGCTGGAGCAAACGAAGACCTGA
- a CDS encoding glutamate--tRNA ligase, whose protein sequence is MSNVRVRFAPSPTGFFHIGSARTALFNWLYARHTGGTFILRIEDTDQARNSEAFLKLIYDSLTWLGMDWDEGPNPNGVGERGSYGPYRQSQRNDIYHRYKQQLLASGRAYEKDGAVWFKLLGERYKVFDDHRKKEVEKVKSAPVVIDDQIRGRVERQEDEDFVIFRSDGNPVFHFVNVVDDIEMKISHVIRGEDHLSNTSKHVRLYEGFGVAAPVFAHIPLILKSPEMGQGKMSKRDKGALIEEYQQRHFLPEALINYLSLLGWNPGDDREKMPIADIIKLFDLPGVNQSNAKFDGKKLANMNMVYLLEQPAEKFLALAKDFFANQPNGAAVMANEAYFREIMLLAQPKIKSVDELAAYTVYFFGDDFPVDDKVKAKVMAKGDPKSRLAELIAAVPAMDFSTDATIEAGLKALAESKGLGFGDYQAVARLAVTGTNAGPSITAIFRVLGKERVGARLQRLAAG, encoded by the coding sequence ATGTCCAACGTTCGCGTCCGCTTCGCTCCCAGTCCCACCGGCTTCTTCCACATCGGCAGCGCCCGCACGGCCCTGTTCAACTGGCTCTACGCCCGGCACACCGGCGGCACGTTCATCCTGCGCATCGAGGACACCGACCAAGCGCGCAACAGCGAGGCGTTCCTCAAGCTGATTTACGACAGCCTGACCTGGCTGGGCATGGACTGGGACGAGGGTCCGAATCCCAACGGTGTGGGCGAGCGGGGCAGCTACGGCCCTTATCGGCAAAGCCAGCGCAACGACATCTATCACCGCTACAAGCAGCAGTTGCTCGCCAGCGGCCGCGCCTACGAAAAGGACGGCGCCGTGTGGTTCAAGCTGCTGGGCGAGCGCTACAAGGTGTTCGACGACCACCGCAAGAAGGAGGTCGAGAAGGTGAAGTCCGCCCCGGTCGTGATCGACGACCAGATCCGCGGCCGGGTCGAGCGGCAGGAGGATGAGGACTTCGTGATCTTCCGCTCCGACGGCAACCCGGTGTTCCATTTTGTGAACGTCGTGGACGACATCGAGATGAAGATTTCTCATGTCATTCGCGGCGAGGACCACCTGTCCAACACCAGCAAGCACGTGCGCCTCTACGAGGGCTTTGGCGTCGCCGCGCCGGTGTTCGCACACATTCCGCTGATTTTGAAGTCGCCCGAGATGGGGCAGGGCAAGATGTCGAAGCGCGACAAGGGCGCCCTCATCGAGGAATACCAGCAGCGGCACTTCCTGCCCGAGGCGCTCATAAACTACCTGTCGCTGCTCGGCTGGAATCCCGGCGACGACCGCGAGAAGATGCCGATCGCCGACATCATCAAGCTCTTCGACCTGCCCGGCGTGAACCAGAGCAACGCGAAGTTCGACGGGAAGAAACTCGCGAACATGAACATGGTTTACCTGCTGGAGCAGCCGGCGGAGAAGTTCCTCGCGCTCGCGAAGGACTTCTTCGCCAATCAGCCGAACGGCGCGGCGGTCATGGCCAACGAGGCCTACTTCCGCGAGATCATGCTGCTGGCCCAGCCGAAGATCAAATCGGTGGACGAACTCGCCGCCTACACGGTCTATTTCTTCGGCGATGATTTCCCGGTGGACGACAAGGTGAAGGCCAAGGTCATGGCCAAGGGCGACCCGAAGTCCCGTCTCGCCGAGTTGATCGCCGCGGTGCCCGCGATGGATTTTTCGACCGACGCCACGATCGAAGCCGGCCTCAAGGCGCTGGCCGAGAGCAAGGGCCTCGGTTTCGGCGATTATCAGGCCGTGGCGCGCCTCGCCGTCACGGGCACCAACGCCGGCCCGAGCATCACCGCGATCTTCCGCGTGCTGGGGAAGGAGCGCGTCGGGGCGCGGTTGCAACGGCTGGCGGCCGGCTGA
- a CDS encoding peptidylprolyl isomerase, with translation MISWIQKYFQKHIKLVMLVMLFIIGLPMVFIYSQSSGLGAGDVKVREQKFFNVNLANPEQAQRVFTDGQLSAQLRFDYQAMQNLQAYSLQRVAGLALADELKLPVPTPEQVSAYTGRVPAFLNQQGQFDNSAYARFGDSIKSATSPIKVSDVNRVLSDDTRLSELGKVLGGPGYVLPSDIKQQLARIDSTWTIQVAELDYAGFSPAINPSDAELQKFHDENAFRYEVPARPRLSLVEFKAARFAPPTAPTEEELRAFYNNNRASFPTPADDTKKDATALATPDAAADDFPKVRAQVEVAIRDLAARRLASQAANELTVALYERRATLKPNSAELSSFLAGINHPAVAIAPFAPDAPPADRPWLASYAEAISKLGADRPVSDALPTPDGFVVMLWNESLPSYKPLFSDVKDRVLADYRENEKRRLFIARGAELKAKLQAAGAGFATTAAAEKLAVKSYANFSLRQPPQDLPPAAYSAFGSLEAGQVSDLLPSNDKGIFVFAQEKKLPDLSAANPRYAEVQKQLMAFAASTNENSHLGQLVEAELEKSNPQAVR, from the coding sequence ATGATTTCCTGGATCCAAAAATACTTTCAGAAGCACATCAAGTTGGTGATGCTCGTGATGCTCTTCATTATCGGCCTGCCGATGGTGTTCATCTATTCGCAGTCGTCCGGCCTCGGCGCCGGCGACGTCAAGGTGCGAGAGCAGAAGTTCTTCAACGTCAACCTCGCCAACCCCGAGCAGGCCCAGCGCGTGTTCACCGACGGTCAGCTGAGCGCCCAGCTCCGGTTCGACTATCAGGCCATGCAGAACCTGCAGGCCTACTCGCTGCAGCGCGTCGCCGGCCTGGCCCTGGCCGACGAGCTCAAGCTCCCCGTCCCCACCCCCGAACAGGTTTCCGCCTACACCGGCCGCGTGCCCGCTTTCCTCAACCAGCAGGGCCAGTTCGACAACTCCGCCTACGCCCGTTTCGGCGACTCCATCAAGTCCGCCACCAGCCCGATCAAGGTCTCCGATGTCAATCGCGTGCTGAGCGACGACACCCGGCTCTCCGAACTCGGCAAGGTTCTCGGGGGCCCCGGCTACGTCCTTCCTTCCGACATCAAGCAGCAGCTGGCCCGCATTGACTCCACCTGGACCATCCAGGTCGCGGAGCTCGACTACGCCGGCTTCAGCCCCGCCATCAACCCGAGCGACGCCGAGCTGCAAAAATTCCATGACGAAAACGCCTTCCGCTACGAGGTGCCCGCCCGTCCGCGCCTGAGCCTCGTGGAGTTCAAGGCCGCCCGGTTTGCCCCCCCGACCGCGCCCACCGAGGAGGAGCTCCGCGCTTTCTATAATAACAACCGGGCCAGCTTCCCCACCCCGGCCGATGACACCAAGAAGGACGCGACCGCGCTGGCCACACCCGATGCCGCCGCCGATGACTTCCCGAAGGTCCGCGCCCAGGTCGAGGTTGCCATTCGCGACCTCGCCGCCCGCCGCCTCGCCTCCCAGGCCGCCAATGAGCTGACCGTCGCCCTTTACGAGCGCCGCGCCACCCTCAAGCCCAACTCCGCCGAGCTGTCCTCCTTCCTCGCCGGCATCAACCACCCCGCCGTCGCGATCGCACCCTTTGCCCCCGACGCCCCGCCGGCCGACCGCCCCTGGCTCGCCAGCTACGCCGAGGCCATCTCCAAGCTGGGTGCCGACCGCCCGGTTTCGGACGCCCTGCCCACGCCCGACGGCTTTGTGGTGATGCTGTGGAACGAGAGCCTGCCCTCCTACAAGCCCCTCTTCAGCGACGTGAAGGACCGCGTGCTGGCCGATTACCGCGAAAACGAGAAGCGCCGCCTGTTCATCGCCCGCGGCGCCGAGCTCAAAGCCAAGCTGCAGGCCGCCGGTGCGGGCTTCGCCACCACCGCCGCCGCCGAGAAACTCGCGGTCAAGTCCTACGCCAATTTCTCTCTCCGCCAGCCGCCCCAGGATCTGCCCCCGGCCGCCTATTCGGCCTTCGGCTCGCTCGAGGCCGGCCAGGTCTCGGATCTGCTCCCGTCCAACGACAAGGGCATCTTCGTCTTTGCCCAGGAAAAGAAGCTGCCCGACCTCAGCGCCGCCAACCCGCGCTATGCCGAGGTCCAGAAGCAGCTGATGGCCTTTGCCGCCAGCACCAACGAAAACTCGCACCTCGGCCAGCTGGTCGAGGCCGAGCTCGAGAAATCCAACCCCCAGGCCGTGCGCTGA
- a CDS encoding TolC family protein: MIPSSRRLAALLSAALLAASSLAAQDNAAPELSLEQCVTRALQRNFALEIGRYAPEIAKDGILVAKGTYETQLSVTGSRSGRESDLSGTSSNGTDLRVGVTQRLYTGTTVSASSSIARSSSNPALATNPAYDADLTLSVRQSLLQGLDPAVNRGGIERAEIGLQRANLDYKAQVLDVIQDTENAYYNLAYAREQFGVRNFSLALAQKLFDEAKTRRDTGVATDLDVLQAEVGVANARRAVILAEQAVKDRQDALLALIGQFELDAPLGTVRFKDASGQLPVFASSFQMAKQNQPDYLSSQAAIEQVKIDLRLVKDAAKPDLTVGAALGLNGTNGSSGDAFSDALDPQSHNWQVDFSFNYPLGRKSDKARERQSLAALSREQTRLRQLEQSIEVSVRSAVRSVEANTESVRIAALASALSQKQYELEKAKFDAGLSTSRRVLEAQDDLETARVSELQARVSLANAISALHRLEGSSLQRYAVELP; encoded by the coding sequence ATGATCCCTTCGTCCCGCCGTCTCGCCGCCCTGCTGTCCGCCGCCCTCCTCGCCGCGTCCAGCCTCGCGGCCCAGGATAACGCCGCGCCCGAACTCTCCCTTGAGCAATGCGTGACCCGCGCCCTCCAGCGCAACTTCGCCCTCGAGATCGGCCGCTACGCCCCGGAGATCGCCAAGGACGGCATCCTCGTGGCCAAGGGCACATACGAAACCCAGCTCTCCGTGACCGGCAGCCGCAGCGGACGCGAATCTGACCTCTCGGGCACCTCCAGCAACGGCACCGACCTCCGCGTCGGCGTGACCCAGCGCCTCTATACCGGCACCACCGTCAGTGCCAGCAGCTCGATCGCCCGCAGTTCCTCCAATCCCGCCCTCGCCACCAACCCGGCCTACGACGCCGACCTCACCCTCTCCGTCCGCCAGTCCCTCCTCCAGGGCCTCGACCCCGCGGTCAACCGCGGCGGCATCGAACGCGCCGAGATCGGGCTCCAGCGCGCCAACCTCGACTACAAGGCCCAGGTGCTTGACGTCATCCAGGACACCGAAAACGCCTACTACAACCTCGCCTACGCGCGCGAACAGTTCGGCGTGCGCAACTTCTCCCTCGCCCTCGCCCAGAAGCTCTTTGACGAGGCCAAGACCCGTCGCGACACCGGCGTCGCCACCGACCTCGACGTGCTCCAGGCGGAGGTCGGCGTCGCGAACGCCCGCCGCGCGGTCATCCTCGCGGAGCAGGCCGTGAAGGACCGGCAGGATGCGCTCCTCGCCCTGATCGGCCAGTTCGAGCTCGATGCCCCCCTCGGCACCGTGCGCTTCAAGGATGCCTCCGGCCAGCTCCCCGTGTTCGCCTCCTCCTTCCAGATGGCGAAGCAGAACCAGCCCGACTACCTCTCCTCCCAGGCCGCCATCGAGCAGGTGAAAATCGACCTGCGTCTCGTCAAGGACGCCGCCAAGCCCGACCTCACCGTCGGCGCCGCGCTCGGCCTCAACGGCACCAACGGCAGCAGCGGCGACGCCTTCAGCGATGCCCTCGACCCGCAGAGCCACAACTGGCAGGTGGATTTTTCCTTCAACTACCCGCTCGGCCGCAAATCCGACAAGGCCCGCGAGCGCCAGAGCCTCGCCGCCCTCAGCCGCGAGCAGACCCGCCTGCGTCAGCTGGAGCAGTCCATCGAGGTGTCGGTCCGCAGCGCAGTGCGCTCGGTCGAGGCCAACACCGAGAGCGTCCGCATCGCGGCCCTCGCGTCCGCCCTCAGCCAGAAGCAATACGAGCTGGAGAAGGCCAAGTTCGATGCCGGCCTTTCCACCAGCCGCCGGGTGCTCGAAGCCCAGGATGACCTGGAAACGGCCCGCGTGAGCGAACTGCAGGCGCGCGTCAGCCTCGCCAACGCCATCTCCGCCCTCCACCGCCTCGAAGGCAGCTCGCTCCAGCGCTACGCGGTGGAATTGCCGTAA
- a CDS encoding tetratricopeptide repeat protein, whose amino-acid sequence MSKKTAAAQPPATSSWLTVGLIACFGALFGAGLMYFALRPRQPAPETITVNLPADPTVHRPDPALTAGKAPAEAARTLGNFYYDHQNWAQAIEHYQSAIRQGSDDADIRTDLGNAYRFSNRPDDALLQYQLAQKLNPAHEFSLFNQGGLYSEAYQQPAQAVEIWQTYLQRFPNGRSASAARQLIAQVQGGLPVVPSLPAAGPSPAPTPAASAAENLILRQIEAARTKDAKP is encoded by the coding sequence ATGAGCAAAAAGACCGCCGCCGCCCAGCCGCCCGCCACATCCTCGTGGCTCACCGTGGGACTGATCGCCTGCTTCGGCGCGCTCTTCGGCGCCGGGCTCATGTATTTCGCGCTGCGTCCGCGCCAGCCCGCGCCTGAAACCATCACCGTCAACCTGCCCGCCGACCCGACCGTGCACCGGCCCGATCCCGCGCTCACCGCCGGCAAGGCACCCGCCGAGGCCGCCCGCACGCTCGGCAATTTCTACTACGACCACCAGAATTGGGCGCAGGCGATCGAGCACTACCAGTCCGCCATCCGCCAGGGCAGCGACGACGCCGACATCCGCACCGACCTGGGCAACGCCTACCGGTTTTCGAACCGGCCCGACGACGCCCTCCTCCAATATCAGCTCGCGCAGAAGCTGAACCCGGCGCACGAGTTCAGCCTTTTCAACCAAGGCGGCCTCTACAGCGAAGCCTATCAGCAGCCCGCCCAGGCCGTGGAAATCTGGCAGACCTACTTGCAGCGTTTCCCCAACGGCCGCAGCGCCTCCGCCGCGCGCCAGCTGATCGCTCAGGTCCAAGGCGGCCTGCCGGTCGTCCCCAGCCTGCCGGCCGCCGGGCCTTCACCCGCCCCGACTCCCGCGGCCTCCGCGGCGGAAAACCTTATCCTGCGCCAGATCGAGGCCGCCCGCACCAAGGACGCCAAACCCTGA
- a CDS encoding DUF4199 domain-containing protein, producing the protein MAPSFTHGLFAAGATSLWLLLAYALGLHTQHITIGHYVNYGAEIILIIALWRSLHRELHAQNRYWLPIWLGLLHGLLTALVAAMGVYVFLALYLNFINPDYPDLHLEWRVATLRASGAAEEEVRAMARAYRWSTGPVGLPITLAGLYLLFAFIASPLLTLWLNWRRKEPGHIG; encoded by the coding sequence ATGGCCCCGAGCTTCACCCATGGCCTGTTTGCCGCCGGGGCCACCAGCCTGTGGCTGCTGCTCGCCTATGCCCTGGGCCTGCACACCCAGCACATCACCATCGGCCACTATGTGAACTACGGTGCGGAGATCATCCTGATCATCGCTCTCTGGCGAAGCCTGCACCGGGAGTTGCACGCGCAGAATCGCTACTGGCTTCCGATCTGGCTCGGTCTCCTCCATGGCCTGCTGACCGCGCTCGTGGCGGCCATGGGCGTTTACGTGTTTCTTGCGCTCTACCTGAACTTCATCAACCCGGACTACCCGGATCTGCATCTGGAATGGCGCGTCGCCACCTTGCGCGCCAGCGGCGCCGCCGAGGAGGAAGTCCGCGCCATGGCCCGGGCCTACCGCTGGAGCACCGGGCCGGTCGGCCTGCCCATCACCCTGGCCGGCCTTTACCTGCTTTTCGCCTTCATCGCCTCACCGCTGCTCACGCTCTGGCTGAACTGGCGCCGCAAAGAGCCCGGCCACATCGGCTGA
- the miaA gene encoding tRNA (adenosine(37)-N6)-dimethylallyltransferase MiaA: MPRTIHVLTGCTAVGKTELALRWAEAHGAEIVSCDSLLFYRGADIGTAKPTRAELARVPHHLIDLCEITQRMDVTEYIARARAAVEDILGRGQAVLVTGGSGFYLKAYFAPVADEVAVPAEVRAGVQSRLERDGLAPLVAELRKLNPAGLGALDVSNPRRVTRALERCLASGRTLADLLADFAAQPSPFAAFEVRLCELVREPAELDARIGARVAAMLQAGLVDEVRGLLARGLKENPSVAGAIGYRETVGLIEGRLPEAELAPLIVKHTRALVRKQRTWFKTQLPAHALVPAASADVAGLFAAPVQPEREQR, from the coding sequence ATGCCCCGCACGATCCATGTCCTCACCGGCTGCACCGCCGTCGGCAAGACCGAGCTGGCGCTGCGCTGGGCGGAGGCGCACGGGGCGGAGATCGTGTCCTGCGATTCGCTGCTGTTCTACCGCGGCGCCGACATCGGCACCGCCAAGCCGACCAGGGCGGAACTGGCCCGCGTGCCGCATCACCTCATCGACCTCTGCGAAATCACCCAGCGGATGGATGTAACGGAGTATATTGCCAGGGCCCGGGCGGCGGTGGAGGACATCCTCGGACGCGGGCAGGCGGTGCTCGTGACGGGAGGCAGCGGATTTTACCTCAAGGCATACTTTGCTCCGGTGGCGGACGAGGTGGCCGTCCCGGCCGAGGTTCGGGCCGGGGTGCAGTCCCGGTTGGAGCGCGACGGGCTTGCGCCCTTGGTCGCGGAGCTGCGGAAACTCAACCCGGCCGGGCTGGGCGCGCTGGACGTCAGCAATCCGCGGCGGGTCACGCGGGCCTTGGAGCGGTGTCTGGCTTCGGGGCGCACGCTGGCTGACCTGTTGGCGGACTTTGCGGCGCAACCGTCGCCGTTTGCGGCGTTTGAGGTCCGGTTGTGCGAACTGGTGCGCGAGCCGGCCGAACTCGACGCGCGGATCGGGGCGCGCGTGGCGGCGATGTTGCAGGCCGGGCTGGTGGACGAGGTGCGCGGCCTGCTGGCCCGCGGGCTGAAGGAAAACCCCAGCGTGGCCGGAGCAATCGGCTACCGTGAAACGGTTGGGCTCATCGAGGGCCGGTTGCCCGAAGCGGAACTGGCGCCATTGATCGTGAAGCACACCCGCGCGCTGGTGAGGAAGCAGCGCACATGGTTCAAGACCCAGCTGCCCGCGCACGCGCTGGTGCCGGCGGCTTCAGCCGATGTGGCCGGGCTCTTTGCGGCGCCAGTTCAGCCAGAGCGTGAGCAGCGGTGA
- a CDS encoding diacylglycerol/lipid kinase family protein, translating into MKARFIFNPHSGSNRRNPHLRDRAREFIAEHNWDASVVATERPRHATELARRAVDEGCTLVVAIGGDGTMNEVASALVDTPACFGLVPCGSGNGLGRHLGIRRPGRGAFRTLLAGRPLAIDTGMVNRDPFFCVAGTGFEALIASRFATLTSRGFAGYLRTSASAWRAYQPDTYVIHHAGGRDTVEAFTLAISNSSQYGNNAYIAPGASVHDGLLDLTAVPRVGLHNAVPLLYRLFSGSLYRTASVQRWQGEKFVIERARPGWIHTDGEPRAEVSRLEITVRPRSLRIMVPSGEAGAPR; encoded by the coding sequence TTGAAAGCCCGGTTCATCTTCAACCCCCACTCCGGCAGCAACCGCCGCAATCCCCACCTGCGCGACCGGGCCCGGGAGTTCATCGCCGAGCATAACTGGGACGCCTCGGTGGTCGCCACCGAGCGCCCGCGCCACGCCACCGAGCTGGCGCGCCGGGCCGTGGACGAGGGCTGCACCCTGGTGGTGGCCATCGGCGGTGACGGCACCATGAACGAAGTGGCCAGCGCGCTCGTGGATACGCCCGCCTGTTTCGGGCTTGTGCCCTGCGGTTCCGGCAACGGTCTCGGCCGCCACCTCGGCATCCGCCGGCCGGGCCGGGGCGCCTTTCGCACGCTGCTGGCGGGCCGGCCGCTCGCCATCGACACCGGCATGGTCAACCGCGACCCGTTTTTCTGCGTGGCCGGCACCGGCTTCGAGGCGCTCATCGCCAGCCGCTTCGCCACGCTCACCTCGCGCGGATTCGCGGGTTACCTGCGCACCAGCGCGTCGGCCTGGCGCGCCTATCAGCCCGACACCTACGTGATCCACCATGCCGGAGGTCGCGACACCGTTGAGGCCTTTACCCTGGCGATCTCCAACTCCTCCCAATACGGCAACAACGCCTACATCGCGCCCGGCGCTTCGGTGCATGACGGCCTGCTCGACCTCACGGCCGTGCCGCGCGTCGGCCTGCACAACGCCGTGCCCCTGCTCTACCGGCTCTTCAGCGGCTCGCTCTACCGCACGGCGTCGGTGCAACGCTGGCAGGGCGAGAAATTCGTCATCGAGCGGGCGCGCCCGGGTTGGATCCACACCGACGGCGAACCGCGTGCGGAAGTTTCGCGGCTGGAGATCACCGTCCGCCCGCGCAGCCTGCGCATCATGGTGCCGTCCGGCGAGGCCGGTGCGCCGAGGTAG
- a CDS encoding GGDEF domain-containing response regulator → MKRILLIDDNPTAQEMLSRMVPRFGDGPWELDWADTYDKGLKKLTEGGYAVCLLDYRLDEGKDGLALLKAARAAGNTTPTIFLTAETDPALDEQALQAGAMDFLVKAEFTPRMLARSVRYARKMGDTLEQLRLLSIHDGLTGLKNRREFERLLTEEWQRCARFERPFALVVSDIDFFKRINDTYGHPAGDAVLKHVANLLSGQLRTVDHLARVGGEEFAIIMVETNLEDARLIMERLLVLLAASPCTLPDNGGTVNVTLSAGIALMPDDADTTQALFDAADKALYTAKRTGRNRVVTTTDMAALKA, encoded by the coding sequence GTGAAGCGAATTCTCCTCATCGACGACAACCCCACCGCCCAGGAGATGCTGTCACGCATGGTGCCCCGCTTCGGCGACGGCCCGTGGGAGCTGGACTGGGCCGACACCTACGACAAGGGACTCAAAAAGCTCACGGAAGGCGGTTACGCGGTGTGTCTCCTCGATTACCGCCTCGATGAGGGCAAGGACGGGCTGGCCCTGCTGAAGGCGGCCCGCGCCGCGGGCAACACGACGCCGACGATCTTCCTCACGGCCGAGACCGACCCCGCGCTCGACGAGCAGGCGCTGCAGGCCGGGGCGATGGACTTTCTGGTCAAGGCCGAGTTCACCCCGCGCATGCTCGCGCGGTCGGTGCGTTACGCCCGCAAGATGGGCGACACCCTGGAGCAGCTGCGCCTGCTGTCCATCCACGACGGGCTGACCGGGCTGAAGAACCGCCGCGAGTTCGAGCGGCTGCTCACCGAGGAGTGGCAGCGCTGCGCGCGGTTTGAGCGCCCCTTCGCCCTCGTCGTGTCCGACATCGATTTCTTCAAGCGCATCAACGACACCTACGGCCACCCGGCGGGCGACGCCGTGCTGAAACACGTGGCCAACCTGCTCAGCGGCCAGTTGCGCACGGTGGACCATCTCGCGCGGGTCGGCGGCGAGGAGTTCGCGATTATCATGGTCGAGACCAACCTCGAGGACGCGCGCCTGATCATGGAGCGCCTGCTGGTCCTGCTCGCGGCCTCGCCCTGCACCCTGCCGGACAACGGCGGCACGGTGAATGTCACGCTCTCCGCCGGCATCGCGCTGATGCCCGACGATGCCGACACCACGCAGGCGCTGTTCGATGCCGCCGACAAGGCGCTCTACACCGCGAAGCGCACGGGCCGCAACCGGGTCGTGACGACCACGGACATGGCGGCGCTCAAGGCGTAG